In one window of Escherichia coli DSM 30083 = JCM 1649 = ATCC 11775 DNA:
- the ydhS gene encoding FAD-NAD(P)-binding protein: MKKIAIVGAGPTGIYTLFSLLQQQTPLSISIFEQADEAGVGMPYSDDENSKLMLANIASIEIPPIYCTYLEWLQKQEASHLQRYGVKKETLHDRQFLPRILLGEYFRDQFLRLVDQARQQKFAVAVYESCQVTDLQITNAGVMIATNQDLPSETFDLAVIATGHVWPDEEEATRTYFPSPWSGLMEAKVDACNVGIMGTSLSGLDAAMAVAIQHGSFIEDDKQHVIFHRDNASEKLNITLMSRTGILPEADFYCPIPYEPLHIVTDQALNAEIQKGEEGLLDRVFRLIVEEIKFADPDWSQRIALESLNVDSFAQAWFAERKQRDPFDWAEKNLQEVERNKRENHTVPWRYVILRLHEAVQEIVPHLNEHDHKRFSKGLARVFIDNYAAIPSESIRRLLALREAGIIHILALGEDYEMEINESRTVLKTEDNSYSFDVFIDARGQRPLKVKDIPFPGLREQLQKTGDEIPDVGEDYTLQQPEDIRGRVAFGALPWLMHDQPFVQGLTACAEIGEAMARAVVKPASRARRRLSFD, translated from the coding sequence ATGAAAAAAATTGCTATTGTGGGTGCCGGGCCTACGGGGATCTACACCTTATTCTCGCTTCTACAGCAACAAACGCCACTTTCTATTTCTATCTTCGAGCAGGCTGACGAAGCCGGTGTCGGGATGCCATACAGTGATGATGAAAACTCAAAACTGATGCTGGCAAACATTGCCAGTATTGAAATACCGCCGATTTATTGCACGTATCTCGAATGGCTACAAAAGCAAGAAGCCAGCCATCTCCAGCGTTATGGCGTTAAAAAAGAAACCTTGCACGATCGTCAGTTTTTACCGCGAATTCTGCTGGGCGAATATTTCCGCGATCAATTTTTACGATTAGTAGACCAGGCACGACAGCAAAAATTTGCAGTGGCTGTTTATGAATCATGCCAGGTTACCGATCTGCAAATTACAAATGCTGGCGTCATGATCGCTACAAATCAGGATTTACCCAGCGAGACGTTTGATTTAGCGGTGATTGCCACGGGTCACGTCTGGCCTGATGAAGAAGAAGCAACCAGAACGTATTTTCCCAGCCCGTGGTCAGGCCTGATGGAAGCAAAGGTCGATGCGTGTAACGTGGGTATTATGGGAACATCCTTGAGCGGACTGGATGCGGCAATGGCAGTGGCTATTCAGCATGGTTCGTTCATTGAAGATGATAAACAACACGTCATTTTTCACCGCGATAACGCAAGTGAAAAGCTAAATATTACGTTAATGTCGCGCACAGGTATTTTACCCGAAGCCGATTTCTATTGCCCTATTCCCTACGAGCCCTTACACATCGTCACTGATCAAGCATTAAATGCTGAGATTCAAAAAGGCGAAGAGGGCCTTTTGGATCGGGTATTTAGATTGATAGTAGAGGAAATCAAATTTGCTGATCCAGACTGGAGCCAACGCATAGCCTTAGAAAGCCTGAATGTCGATTCCTTTGCTCAAGCCTGGTTTGCCGAGCGCAAACAACGCGACCCATTCGACTGGGCAGAAAAAAATCTCCAGGAGGTCGAACGCAATAAACGAGAAAATCATACTGTTCCCTGGCGTTATGTCATTCTGCGCCTGCATGAAGCCGTACAGGAAATTGTTCCTCATCTGAATGAACACGACCATAAACGGTTCAGTAAAGGCCTTGCCCGGGTTTTCATCGATAATTATGCGGCAATCCCTTCAGAGTCTATTCGTCGACTACTGGCCTTACGTGAAGCGGGAATCATTCATATTCTCGCCCTCGGTGAAGACTACGAAATGGAAATTAATGAGTCGCGCACCGTCCTGAAAACGGAAGACAATAGCTACTCGTTTGACGTTTTTATTGATGCCCGTGGGCAGCGTCCGCTTAAAGTGAAAGATATTCCTTTCCCTGGACTACGCGAACAATTACAGAAAACAGGGGATGAAATCCCTGATGTTGGCGAAGATTATACGTTACAGCAACCCGAAGATATTCGTGGGCGCGTAGCGTTCGGCGCGTTGCCCTGGTTGATGCACGACCAGCCTTTCGTTCAGGGACTTACGGCATGTGCAGAAATTGGAGAGGCGATGGCTCGGGCGGTCGTAAAACCTGCATCCCGTGCGCGTCGGCGTCTTTCGTTTGATTAA
- the ydhR gene encoding monooxygenase, with amino-acid sequence MATLLQLHFAFNGPFGDAMAEQLKPLAESINQEPGFLWKVWTESEKNHEAGGIYLFINEKSALAYLEKHTARLKNLGVEEVVAKVFDVNEPLSQINQAKLA; translated from the coding sequence ATGGCAACTTTGTTACAACTTCATTTTGCTTTTAATGGCCCATTTGGCGACGCAATGGCTGAGCAGCTTAAACCGCTTGCTGAGTCGATTAATCAGGAACCTGGTTTTCTGTGGAAGGTATGGACAGAAAGTGAAAAGAACCACGAAGCCGGTGGGATCTACCTTTTTATTAATGAAAAAAGCGCCCTTGCCTATCTGGAAAAACATACTGCCCGACTGAAAAATCTCGGCGTTGAGGAAGTAGTCGCCAAAGTTTTCGACGTCAATGAGCCACTTAGTCAAATCAATCAGGCAAAACTCGCCTGA
- the ydhQ gene encoding AIDA repeat-containing protein, whose product MGSDAKNLMSDGNVQIVKTGEVIGATQLTEGELIVEAGARAENTVVTGAGWLKVATGGIAKCTQYGNNGTLSVSDGAIATDIVQSEGGAISLSTLATVNGRHPEGEFSVDQGYACGLLLENGGNLRVLEGHRAEKIILDQEGGLLVNGTTSAVVVDEGGELLVYPGGEASNCEINQGGVFMLAGKANDTLLAGGTMNNLGGEDSDTIVENGVIYRLGTDGLQLYSSGKTQNLSVNVGGRAEVHAGTLENAVIQGGTVILLSPTSADENFVVEEDRAPVELTGSVALLDGASMIIGYGADLQQSTITVQQGGVLILDGSTVKGDSVTFSVGNINLNGGKLWLITGAATHVQLKVKRLRGEGAICLQTSAKEISPDFINVKGEVTGDIHVEITDASRQTLCNALKLQPDEDGIGATLQPA is encoded by the coding sequence ATGGGATCTGATGCGAAAAACTTGATGAGCGACGGGAACGTGCAAATTGTTAAGACCGGCGAGGTCATTGGCGCGACGCAACTTACTGAAGGTGAGTTAATAGTTGAAGCTGGCGCAAGAGCCGAAAATACCGTGGTCACGGGGGCTGGCTGGTTGAAAGTGGCAACCGGTGGGATCGCCAAATGCACACAGTACGGTAACAATGGCACGCTATCGGTCAGCGACGGTGCCATTGCCACAGATATTGTTCAGTCCGAGGGAGGCGCAATTAGTCTCTCTACGCTCGCTACGGTTAATGGCCGCCATCCCGAAGGTGAATTCAGCGTTGATCAGGGTTATGCCTGCGGTTTGTTGCTGGAAAATGGCGGTAACCTGCGTGTACTGGAAGGACATCGCGCGGAAAAAATTATTCTCGATCAAGAGGGTGGCCTGTTGGTCAATGGGACAACCTCAGCGGTCGTGGTAGATGAAGGTGGTGAATTGTTGGTGTATCCAGGTGGGGAAGCCAGCAATTGTGAGATTAATCAGGGCGGCGTTTTTATGCTGGCGGGGAAAGCCAATGATACGTTGCTTGCTGGTGGCACCATGAATAATCTCGGTGGTGAAGACTCTGACACTATTGTTGAGAATGGAGTCATCTATCGTCTGGGTACGGATGGTCTTCAGCTCTACAGTTCCGGTAAGACGCAAAACCTGTCCGTTAATGTGGGTGGTCGGGCTGAAGTGCATGCCGGTACGCTGGAAAATGCGGTAATACAAGGTGGGACAGTGATCCTGTTGTCACCCACCAGCGCGGACGAAAATTTTGTCGTAGAGGAAGATCGCGCACCGGTTGAACTGACCGGTAGTGTTGCATTACTGGACGGCGCTTCAATGATTATTGGCTATGGCGCAGATCTGCAACAATCAACGATTACTGTACAGCAGGGCGGTGTATTGATTCTCGACGGCAGTACGGTAAAAGGTGATAGTGTCACTTTCAGTGTTGGTAACATCAATCTCAATGGCGGAAAACTGTGGCTAATCACTGGTGCGGCAACGCATGTGCAACTGAAAGTGAAACGCCTGCGCGGAGAGGGAGCGATTTGCCTGCAAACCAGTGCGAAAGAAATTTCACCTGACTTCATCAATGTGAAAGGGGAAGTTACTGGTGATATACACGTTGAGATAACAGATGCCAGTCGGCAAACTCTGTGTAACGCACTGAAACTACAGCCAGACGAAGACGGGATTGGCGCAACGCTCCAGCCTGCGTAA
- the mdtK gene encoding multidrug efflux MATE transporter MdtK, with amino-acid sequence MQKYISEARLLLALAIPVILAQIAQTAMGFVDTVMAGGYSATDMAAVAIGTSIWLPAILFGHGLLLALTPVIAQLNGSGRRERIAHQVRQGFWLAGFVSVLIMLVLWNAGYIIRSMQNIDPALADKAVGYLRALLWGAPGYLFFQVARNQCEGLAKTKPGMVMGFIGLLVNIPVNYIFIYGHFGMPELGGVGCGVATAAVYWVMFLAMVSYIKRARSMRDIRNEKGTAKPDPAVMKRLIQLGLPIALALFFEVTLFAVVALLVSPLGIVDVAGHQIALNFSSLMFVLPMSLAAAVTIRVGYRLGQGSTLDAQTAARTGLMVGVCMATLTAIFTVSLREQIALLYNDNPEVVTLAAHLMLLAAVYQISDSIQVIGSGILRGYKDTRSIFYITFTAYWVLGLPSGYILALTDLVVEPMGPAGFWIGFIIGLTSAAIMMMLRMRFLQRLPSAIILQRAAR; translated from the coding sequence GTGCAGAAGTATATCAGTGAAGCGCGTCTGTTATTAGCATTAGCAATCCCGGTGATTCTCGCGCAAATCGCCCAAACTGCGATGGGTTTTGTCGATACCGTGATGGCGGGCGGCTATAGTGCCACCGACATGGCGGCGGTCGCTATCGGTACTTCTATCTGGCTTCCGGCGATCCTCTTTGGTCACGGACTGCTGCTGGCATTAACGCCGGTTATCGCGCAATTAAATGGTTCCGGTCGACGTGAGCGCATTGCGCATCAGGTGCGACAAGGTTTCTGGCTGGCGGGTTTTGTTTCCGTTCTCATTATGCTGGTGCTGTGGAATGCGGGTTACATTATCCGTTCCATGCAAAACATCGATCCGGCTCTGGCGGACAAAGCCGTGGGTTATCTGCGTGCGTTGTTGTGGGGCGCGCCGGGCTATCTGTTCTTCCAGGTTGCCCGTAACCAGTGTGAAGGTCTGGCAAAAACCAAGCCGGGTATGGTAATGGGCTTTATCGGCCTGCTGGTGAACATTCCGGTGAACTATATCTTTATTTATGGTCATTTCGGTATGCCTGAGCTCGGTGGCGTTGGTTGTGGCGTGGCTACTGCGGCGGTGTATTGGGTCATGTTCCTTGCCATGGTTTCTTACATTAAACGCGCCCGCTCCATGCGCGATATTCGTAACGAAAAAGGCACCGCTAAGCCCGATCCTGCGGTTATGAAACGACTGATTCAACTCGGTTTGCCGATTGCGCTGGCACTGTTCTTTGAAGTGACACTGTTTGCCGTCGTGGCTCTGTTAGTGTCTCCGCTCGGTATTGTTGATGTCGCAGGACACCAGATTGCCCTGAACTTTAGTTCACTGATGTTTGTGCTTCCCATGTCGCTGGCGGCAGCGGTAACTATCCGCGTAGGTTATCGTCTGGGTCAGGGCTCAACGCTGGATGCGCAAACCGCTGCGCGGACCGGGCTTATGGTGGGTGTCTGTATGGCAACCCTGACGGCCATTTTCACGGTTTCACTGCGGGAGCAAATCGCCCTGTTGTACAACGACAATCCCGAGGTTGTAACGCTGGCTGCGCATTTGATGTTGCTGGCGGCGGTATATCAGATTTCTGACTCTATCCAGGTGATTGGCAGTGGGATTTTGCGTGGTTATAAAGATACACGTTCCATTTTCTATATCACCTTTACGGCTTACTGGGTGCTGGGCTTGCCAAGCGGCTATATTCTGGCACTGACCGATCTGGTCGTTGAACCTATGGGGCCAGCAGGCTTCTGGATAGGCTTTATTATTGGCCTGACGTCGGCAGCCATTATGATGATGCTGCGTATGCGGTTCCTGCAACGTCTGCCGTCAGCCATCATTCTGCAACGAGCAGCTCGCTAG
- the ribE gene encoding riboflavin synthase codes for MFTGIVQGTAKLVSIDEKPNFRTHVVELPDHMLDGLETGASVAHNGCCLTVTEINGNHVSFDLMKETLRITNLGDLKVGDWVNVERAAKFSDEIGGHLMSGHIMTTAEVAKILTSENNRQIWFKVQDSQLMKYILYKGFIGIDGISLTVGEVTPTRFCVHLIPETLERTTLGKKKLGARVNIEIDPQTQAVVDTVERVLAARENAMNQPGTEA; via the coding sequence ATGTTTACGGGGATTGTACAGGGCACCGCAAAACTGGTGTCTATTGACGAAAAACCAAATTTTCGTACGCATGTGGTGGAGTTACCCGACCACATGCTGGACGGACTGGAAACCGGTGCGTCCGTGGCGCATAACGGTTGCTGCCTGACCGTGACGGAAATTAACGGCAACCATGTCAGTTTTGACCTGATGAAAGAAACGTTACGCATTACTAATCTTGGCGATTTAAAAGTGGGGGATTGGGTAAACGTTGAGCGTGCGGCGAAATTCAGCGATGAAATTGGCGGACACTTAATGTCAGGTCATATTATGACCACCGCTGAAGTCGCGAAAATATTAACCTCGGAAAATAATCGCCAGATCTGGTTTAAAGTCCAGGATAGTCAGTTGATGAAATATATCCTGTACAAAGGATTTATTGGCATCGACGGTATTAGCCTGACCGTCGGCGAAGTCACGCCAACGCGCTTTTGCGTCCATTTAATTCCGGAAACACTGGAACGCACGACTCTTGGGAAGAAAAAACTTGGCGCACGCGTCAACATTGAAATCGATCCACAAACTCAGGCAGTGGTAGATACGGTAGAACGAGTGCTGGCGGCACGAGAAAATGCCATGAATCAACCAGGTACAGAAGCCTGA
- the cfa gene encoding cyclopropane fatty acyl phospholipid synthase, translated as MSSSCIEEVSVPDDNWYRIANELLSRAGIAINGSAPADIRVKNPDFFKRVLQEGSLGLGESYMDGWWECDRLDMFFSKVLRAGLENQLPHHFKDTLRIAGARLFNLQSKKRAWIVGKEHYDLGNDLFSRMLDPFMQYSCAYWKDADNLESAQQAKLKMICEKLQLKPGMRVLDIGCGWGGLAHYMASNYDVSVVGVTISAEQQKMAQERCEGLDVTILLQDYRDLNDQFDRIVSVGMFEHVGPKNYDTYFAVVDRNLKPEGIFLLHTIGSKKTDLNVDPWINKYIFPNGCLPSVRQIAQSSEPHFVMEDWHNFGADYDTTLMAWYERFLAAWPEIADNYSERFKRMFTYYLNACAGAFRARDIQLWQVVFSRGVENGLRVAR; from the coding sequence ATGAGTTCATCGTGTATAGAAGAAGTCAGTGTACCGGATGACAACTGGTACCGTATCGCCAACGAATTACTTAGCCGTGCCGGTATAGCCATTAACGGTTCTGCCCCGGCGGATATTCGTGTCAAAAACCCCGATTTTTTTAAACGCGTTCTGCAGGAAGGATCGTTGGGGTTAGGCGAAAGTTATATGGATGGCTGGTGGGAATGTGACCGACTGGATATGTTTTTTAGCAAAGTCTTACGCGCAGGTCTCGAGAACCAACTCCCCCATCATTTCAAAGACACGCTGCGTATTGCCGGCGCTCGTCTCTTCAATCTGCAGAGTAAAAAACGTGCCTGGATAGTCGGCAAAGAGCATTACGATTTGGGTAATGACTTGTTCAGCCGCATGCTTGATCCCTTCATGCAATATTCCTGCGCTTACTGGAAAGATGCCGATAATCTGGAATCTGCCCAGCAGGCGAAGCTCAAAATGATTTGTGAAAAATTGCAGTTAAAACCAGGGATGCGCGTACTGGATATTGGCTGCGGCTGGGGCGGACTGGCGCACTACATGGCATCTAATTATGACGTAAGCGTGGTTGGCGTCACCATTTCTGCCGAACAGCAAAAAATGGCTCAGGAACGCTGTGAAGGCCTGGATGTCACCATTTTGCTGCAAGATTATCGTGACCTGAACGACCAGTTTGATCGTATTGTTTCTGTGGGGATGTTCGAGCACGTCGGACCGAAAAATTACGATACCTATTTTGCGGTGGTGGATCGTAATTTGAAACCGGAAGGCATATTCCTGCTCCATACTATCGGTTCGAAAAAAACCGATCTGAATGTTGATCCCTGGATTAATAAATATATTTTTCCGAACGGTTGCCTGCCCTCTGTACGCCAGATTGCTCAGTCCAGCGAACCCCACTTTGTGATGGAAGACTGGCATAACTTCGGTGCTGATTACGATACTACGTTGATGGCGTGGTATGAACGATTCCTCGCCGCATGGCCAGAAATTGCGGATAACTACAGTGAACGCTTTAAACGGATGTTTACCTATTATCTGAATGCCTGTGCAGGTGCTTTCCGCGCCCGTGATATTCAGCTCTGGCAGGTCGTGTTCTCACGCGGTGTTGAAAACGGCCTTCGAGTGGCTCGCTAA
- the punC gene encoding purine nucleoside transporter PunC, which produces MQPGKRFLVWLAGLSVLGFLATDMYLPAFAAIQADLQTPASAVSASLSLFLAGFAAAQLLWGPLSDRYGRKPVLFIGLTIFALGSLGMLWVENAATLLILRFVQAVGVCAAAVIWQALVTDYYPSQKVNRIFATIMPLVGLSPALAPLLGSWLLVHFSWQAIFATLFAITVVLILPIFWLKPTTKARNNSQDGLTFTDLLRSKTYRGNVLIYAACSASFFAWLTGSPFILSEMGYSPAVIGLSYVPQTIAFLIGGYGCRAALQKWQGKQLLPWLLVLFAVSVIATWAAGFISHVSLVEILIPFCVMAIANGAIYPIVVAQALRPFPHATGRAAALQNTLQLGLCFLASLVVSWLISISTPLLTTTSVMLSTVVLVALGYMMQRCEEVGCQNHGNAEVAHSESH; this is translated from the coding sequence ATGCAACCTGGGAAAAGATTTTTAGTCTGGCTGGCGGGTTTGAGCGTACTCGGTTTTCTGGCAACCGATATGTATCTGCCTGCTTTCGCCGCCATACAGGCCGACCTGCAAACGCCTGCGTCTGCTGTCAGTGCCAGCCTTAGTCTGTTCCTTGCCGGTTTTGCCGCAGCCCAGCTTCTGTGGGGGCCACTCTCCGACCGTTATGGTCGTAAACCGGTGTTATTCATCGGCCTGACAATTTTTGCGTTAGGTAGTCTGGGGATGCTGTGGGTAGAAAACGCCGCCACGCTGCTGATATTGCGTTTTGTACAGGCTGTGGGTGTCTGCGCCGCGGCGGTTATCTGGCAAGCATTAGTGACAGATTATTATCCTTCACAGAAAGTTAACCGTATTTTTGCGACCATCATGCCGCTGGTGGGTCTGTCTCCGGCACTGGCTCCTCTGTTAGGAAGCTGGCTGCTGGTCCATTTTTCCTGGCAGGCGATTTTCGCCACCCTGTTTGCCATTACCGTGGTGCTGATTCTGCCTATTTTCTGGCTCAAACCCACGACGAAGGCCCGTAACAATAGTCAGGATGGTCTGACCTTTACCGACCTGCTACGTTCTAAAACCTATCGCGGCAACGTGCTGATATACGCGGCCTGTTCAGCCAGTTTTTTTGCATGGCTGACCGGTTCACCGTTCATCCTTAGTGAAATGGGTTACAGCCCGGCAGTTATTGGTTTAAGTTACGTCCCGCAAACTATCGCGTTTCTGATTGGTGGTTATGGCTGTCGCGCCGCGCTGCAGAAATGGCAAGGCAAGCAGTTATTACCGTGGTTGCTGGTACTGTTTGCTGTCAGCGTCATTGCGACCTGGGCTGCGGGCTTCATTAGCCATGTGTCGCTGGTCGAAATCCTGATCCCATTCTGTGTGATGGCGATTGCCAACGGTGCGATCTACCCGATTGTTGTCGCCCAAGCGCTGCGTCCCTTCCCACATGCAACCGGTCGCGCCGCAGCGTTGCAGAACACTCTGCAACTGGGTCTGTGCTTCCTCGCAAGTCTGGTAGTTTCCTGGCTTATCAGTATCAGCACGCCATTGCTCACCACCACCAGCGTGATGTTATCAACAGTAGTGCTGGTCGCTCTGGGTTACATGATGCAACGTTGTGAAGAAGTTGGCTGCCAGAATCATGGCAATGCCGAAGTCGCTCATAGCGAATCACACTGA
- the punR gene encoding DNA-binding transcriptional activator PunR has protein sequence MWSEYSLEVVDAVARNGSFSAAAQELHRVPSAVSYTVRQLEEWLAVPLFERRHRDVELTAAGAWFLKEGRSVVKKMQITRQQCQQIANGWRGQLAIAVDNIVRPERTRQMIVDFYRHFDDVELLVFQEVFNGVWDALSDGRVELAIGATRAIPVGGRYAFRDMGMLSWSCVVASHHPLALMDGPFSDDTLRNWPSLVREDTSRTLPKRITWLLDNQKRLVVPDWESSATCISAGLCIGMVPTHFAKPWLNEGKWVALELENPFPDSACCLTWQQNDMSPALTWLLEYLGDSETLNKEWLREPEETPATGD, from the coding sequence ATGTGGTCAGAATATTCTCTGGAAGTTGTTGATGCGGTAGCGCGTAATGGTAGTTTTAGCGCCGCAGCCCAGGAGTTGCATCGCGTCCCTTCTGCGGTCAGCTATACCGTGCGTCAGCTGGAAGAGTGGCTGGCGGTGCCGCTTTTTGAACGACGTCACCGTGATGTGGAACTGACCGCTGCCGGGGCGTGGTTTCTCAAAGAAGGACGCTCTGTTGTCAAAAAAATGCAGATCACCCGCCAGCAATGTCAGCAGATAGCGAACGGCTGGCGCGGTCAGTTAGCTATCGCAGTGGATAATATTGTCAGGCCAGAGCGAACACGGCAGATGATCGTTGATTTTTATCGCCATTTTGATGATGTCGAACTTCTTGTCTTTCAGGAAGTGTTCAACGGTGTCTGGGATGCACTTTCCGACGGGCGCGTGGAACTGGCGATTGGCGCAACACGCGCGATTCCGGTAGGCGGTCGTTATGCCTTCCGGGATATGGGGATGTTAAGCTGGAGTTGCGTTGTTGCCAGCCACCACCCGCTGGCGTTGATGGATGGCCCGTTCAGCGATGATACGTTGCGCAACTGGCCGTCATTGGTGCGCGAAGACACCTCGCGAACGCTACCTAAACGTATTACCTGGTTGCTGGATAACCAAAAAAGACTTGTCGTGCCTGACTGGGAATCATCGGCAACCTGTATCTCGGCAGGATTATGCATAGGGATGGTGCCAACACATTTCGCCAAACCGTGGCTTAATGAGGGGAAGTGGGTAGCACTAGAACTGGAAAATCCCTTCCCGGATTCGGCATGTTGTCTGACATGGCAGCAAAATGATATGTCGCCTGCGTTAACCTGGTTGCTTGAGTATCTCGGCGATAGTGAGACGCTGAATAAGGAGTGGCTGCGGGAGCCGGAAGAGACTCCCGCAACGGGTGATTAA
- the purR gene encoding HTH-type transcriptional repressor PurR, whose protein sequence is MATIKDVAKRANVSTTTVSHVINKTRFVAEETRNAVWAAIKELHYSPSAVARSLKVNHTKSIGLLATSSEAAYFAEIIEAVEKNCFQKGYTLILGNAWNNLEKQRAYLSMMAQKRVDGLLVMCSEYPEPLLAMLEEYRHIPMVVMDWGEAKADFTDAVIDNAFEGGYMAGRYLIERGHREIGVIPGPLERNTGAGRLAGFMKAMEEAMIKVPESWIVQGDFEPESGYRAMQQILSQSHRPTAVFCGGDIMAMGALCAADEMGLRVPQDVSLIGYDNVRNARYFTPALTTIHQPKDSLGETAFNMLLDRIVNKREEPQSIEVHPRLIERRSVADGPFRDYRR, encoded by the coding sequence ATGGCAACAATAAAAGATGTAGCGAAACGAGCAAACGTTTCCACTACAACTGTGTCACACGTGATCAACAAAACACGTTTCGTCGCTGAAGAAACGCGCAATGCCGTGTGGGCAGCAATCAAAGAATTACACTACTCCCCTAGCGCGGTGGCGCGTAGCCTGAAGGTTAACCACACCAAGTCTATCGGTTTGCTGGCGACCAGCAGCGAAGCGGCCTATTTTGCCGAGATCATTGAAGCGGTCGAAAAAAATTGCTTCCAGAAAGGTTACACCCTGATTCTGGGCAATGCGTGGAACAATCTTGAGAAACAGCGGGCTTATCTGTCGATGATGGCGCAAAAACGCGTCGATGGTCTGCTGGTGATGTGTTCTGAGTACCCAGAGCCGTTGCTGGCGATGCTGGAAGAGTATCGCCATATCCCAATGGTGGTGATGGACTGGGGTGAAGCAAAAGCTGACTTCACCGATGCGGTCATTGATAACGCATTCGAAGGCGGCTACATGGCCGGGCGTTATCTGATTGAACGCGGTCATCGCGAAATCGGCGTTATCCCTGGCCCGCTGGAACGTAACACCGGCGCAGGCCGCCTTGCCGGTTTTATGAAGGCGATGGAAGAAGCGATGATCAAAGTGCCGGAAAGCTGGATTGTGCAGGGTGACTTTGAACCTGAATCCGGTTATCGCGCCATGCAGCAAATCCTGTCGCAGTCGCATCGCCCTACTGCCGTCTTCTGTGGTGGCGATATCATGGCAATGGGCGCACTTTGTGCTGCTGATGAAATGGGTCTGCGCGTGCCGCAGGATGTTTCGCTGATCGGTTATGATAACGTGCGCAACGCCCGCTATTTTACGCCGGCGCTGACCACGATCCATCAGCCAAAAGATTCGCTGGGCGAAACAGCGTTCAACATGCTGTTGGATCGTATCGTCAACAAACGTGAAGAACCGCAGTCCATTGAAGTGCATCCGCGGTTGATTGAACGCCGCTCCGTGGCTGACGGCCCGTTCCGCGACTATCGTCGTTAA
- the cydH gene encoding cytochrome bd-I accessory subunit CydH gives MSTDLKFSLVTTIIVLGLIVAVGLTAALH, from the coding sequence ATGAGCACCGACCTTAAATTTTCACTGGTAACAACGATTATCGTCCTCGGTTTGATCGTGGCCGTGGGTTTGACTGCCGCGCTGCACTGA